A genomic segment from Spinacia oleracea cultivar Varoflay chromosome 3, BTI_SOV_V1, whole genome shotgun sequence encodes:
- the LOC110803781 gene encoding uncharacterized protein: MVWVWKAKHIPKIPEAYVLNRWSIMACKKPIFDLEGNELEQCVQVVDRKRLLNDLWSEIHSCVSLAQGNELTLSALVDNLRSLRLDLESQSSIFDGLIGSVSSKAQDIELLIGASVPTEILIKPPKVSKNKGTGVHVQGSGSDKRLKSDKEKAVEQSQKKKRLCKGCKKLGYHDIRNCPKKKSKNLFNI, translated from the exons ATGGTTTGGGTTTGGAAGGCAAAACATATTCCAAAAATTCCCGAGGCTTATGTGCTTAACCGATGGAGTATAATGGCATGTAAGAAGCCGATTTTTGATTTAGAAGGAAATGAGTTGGAGCAATGTGTCCAAGTTGTAGATAGGAAGAGACTGTTGAATGATTTGTGGAGTGAAATTCATTCTTGTGTGAGTTTGGCTCAAGGGAATGAATTGACACTTAGTGCTCTTGTGGACAATCTACGATCATTGAGGTTAGATTTGGAATCTCAAAGTAGTATTTTTGATGGATTGATTGGTAGTGTTTCTAGCAAAGCTCAAGATATTGAATTGCTTATTGGAGCTAGTGTGCCTACTGAAATTTTGATCAAACCGCCTAAAGTATCAAAGAACAAAGGAACCGGGGTTCATGTTCAAGGTAGTGGAAGTGATAAACGGTTGAAGAGTGATAAAGAAAAAGCTGTAGAACAAAGTCAAAAGAAGAAGAGGTTGTGTAAAGGATGTAAGAAGTTGGGTTACCATGATATTCGTAATTGTCcgaaaaagaaaagtaaaaat TTGTTTAATATTTAA